Proteins encoded together in one Solanum lycopersicum chromosome 7, SLM_r2.1 window:
- the LOC543968 gene encoding glucose-1-phosphate adenylyltransferase small subunit, chloroplastic — protein MAASIGALKSSPSSHNCINERRNDSTRAISSRNLSFSSSHLAGDKLMPVSSLRSQGVRFNVRRSPLIVSPKAVSDSQNSQTCLDPDASRSVLGIILGGGAGTRLYPLTKKRAKPAVPLGANYRLIDIPVSNCLNSNISKIYVLTQFNSASLNRHLSRAYASNMGGYKNEGFVEVLAAQQSPENPDWFQGTADAVRQYLWLFEEHNVLEYLILAGDHLYRMDYEKFIQAHRETDADITVAALPMDEKRATAFGLMKIDEEGRIIEFAEKPQGEQLQAMKVDTTILGLDDKRAKEMPFIASMGIYVISKDVMLNLLRDKFPGANDFGSEVIPGATSFGMRVQAYLYDGYWEDIGTIEAFYNANLGITKKPVPDFSFYDRSAPIYTQPRYLPPSKMLDADVTDSVIGEGCVIKNCKIHHSVVGLRSCISEGAIIEDSLLMGADYYETDADRKLLAAKGSVPIGIGKNCHIKRAIIDKNARIGDNVKIINKDNVQEAARETDGYFIKSGIVTVIKDALIPSGIVI, from the exons ATGGCGGCTTCCATTGGAGCCTTAAAATCTTCACCTTCTTCCCACAATTGCATCAATGAGAGAAGAAATGATTCTACACGTGCAATATCCAGCAGAAATCTCTCATTTTCGTCTTCTCATCTCGCCGGAGACAAGTTGATGCCTGTATCGTCCTTACGTTCCCAAGGAGTACGATTCAATGTGAGAAGAAGTCCATTGATTGTGTCTCCTAAGGCTGTTTCTGATTCGCAGAATTCACAGACATGTCTGGACCCAGATGCTAGCAGG AGTGTTTTGGGAATTATTCTTGGAGGTGGAGCTGGGACCCGACTTTATCCTCTAACTAAAAAAAGAGCAAAACCTGCGGTTCCACTTGGAGCAAATTATCGTCTGATTGACATTCCCGTAAGCAATTGCTTGAACAGTAACATATCCAAGATCTATGTTCTCACACAATTCAACTCTGCCTCTCTAAATCGCCACCTTTCACGGGCATATGCTAGCAATATGGGAGGATACAAAAACGAGGGCTTTGTGGAAGTTCTTGCTGCTCAACAAAGTCCGGAGAACCCCGATTGGTTCCAG GGCACTGCGGACGCTGTCAGACAATATCTGTGGTTGTTTGAGGAGCATAATGTTCTTGAATACCTTATACTTGCTGGAGATCATCTGTATCGAATGGATTATGAAAAGTTTATTCAAGCCCACAGGGAAACAGATGCTGATATTACCGTTGCCGCACTGCCAATGGACGAGAAGCGTGCCACTGCATTCGGTCTCATGAAGATTGATGAAGAAGGACGCATTATTGAATTTGCAGAGAAACCGCAAGGAGAGCAATTGCAAGCAATGAAA GTGGATACTACCATTTTAGGTCTTGATGACAAGAGAGCTAAAGAAATGCCTTTTATCGCCAGTATGGGTATATATGTCATTAGCAAAGACGTGATGTTAAACCTACTTCGTGACAAGTTTCCTGGGGCCAATGATTTTGGTAGTGAAGTTATTCCTGGTGCAACTTCATTTGGGATGAGA GTGCAAGCTTATTTATATGATGGGTACTGGGAAGATATTGGTACCATTGAAGCTTTCTACAATGCCAATTTGGGCATTACAAAAAAGCCGGTGCCAGATTTTAG CTTTTACGACCGATCAGCCCCAATCTACACCCAACCTCGATATTTGCCACCTTCAAAAATGCTTGATGCCGATGTCACAGATAGTGTCATTGGTGAAGGTTGTGTGATCAAG AACTGTAAGATTCACCATTCCGTGGTTGGGCTCAGATCATGCATATCAGAGGGAGCAATTATAGAAGACTCACTTTTGATGGGGGCAGATTACTACGAG ACTGATGCTGACAGGAAGCTGCTGGCTGCAAAGGGCAGTGTCCCAATTGGCATCGGCAAGAATTGTCACATCAAAAGAGCCATTATCGACAAGAATGCTCGTATAGGGGACAATGTGAAG ATCATTAACAAAGACAATGTTCAAGAAGCGGCTAGGGAAACAGATGGATACTTCATCAAGAGTGGGATTGTCACTGTCATCAAGGATGCTTTGATTCCAAGTGGAATCGTCATTTAA
- the LOC101252503 gene encoding uncharacterized protein, with product METIYRGGRKKKVLEQMSPSWKEICIKCDKGGEVLVCADSCCPIAVHISCMGCPARFDDLGKFYCPYCLYRQSIARFHQAKGYVLSKKQALDDFIDKEIIDKVREVPSILSKSTRERSDEPLPEKKSDVLESNCDQQWVVGQKILAGPAVNCGSKPSVRTSSKATSTNFRVLEAGNGIQVNDLLEVGEDQQEKSVEDHHKDGHLSNSSVAEEEILGNELVLEEPKRNSTEIAGEQMTKVDQTTAIVIHTDPLLQQHLHGKRRAETVDLTCRKSKRVSTQRKCGKQVNKVRDEHMLTDFPRMLTRKSASLLENDNAAGMFVQVKKPSTLPDILPNGQRKRVLWRREEEEMIEEGVQKFSSKVNKNTPWRKILDFGHHVFDHSRTPTDLKDKWKQMCSKHGGRV from the exons ATGGAAACAATATATCGAGGGGGTAGAAAGAAAAAAGTGTTGGAACAAATGAGCCCGTCATGGAaagaaatttgtataaaatgtgaTAAAGGTGGAGAAGTGTTGGTTTGTGCTGATAGTTGTTGTCCTATAGCAGTTCATATAAGTTGCATGGGTTGTCCAGCTAGGTTTGATGATTTGGGAAAATTCTACTGCCCCTATTGTCTGTATAGGCAATCAATTGCAAGATTTCATCAAGCAAAGGGGTATGTTTTGTCAAAAAAACAAGCTCTGGATGATTTCATTGATAAGGAAATAATAGATAAGGTCAGAGAGGTGCCATCAATACTAAGCAAATCAACACGTGAAAGGTCTGATGAGCCATTACCAGAAAAGAAGAGTGATGTTCTAGAAAGCAATTGTGATCAACAATGGGTGGTTGGGCAGAAAATACTTGCAGGCCCAGCTGTTAATTGTGGTAGTAAACCTAGTGTTCGTACATCTTCTAAAGCAACATCAACCAATTTTAGAGTTTTAGAAGCTGGAAATGGCATTCAGGTAAATGATCTACTAGAAGTTGGTGAAGACCAACAAGAGAAAAGTGTTGAAGACCACCACAAAGATGGCCACTTAAGTAACTCTTCTGTTGCTGAAGAGGAAATATTGGGGAATGAACTTGTTCTGGAAGAACCAAAAAGAAACTCCACTGAAATTGCAGGAGAACAGATGACAAAGGTTGATCAAACTACTGCAATTGTCATACACACAGATCCTTTGTTGCAGCAGCACTTGCATGGTAAAAGAAGAGCTGAAACTGTGGATTTAACATGTAGAAAATCTAAGCGTGTTTCAACACAACGTAAGTGCGGTAAACAGGTTAACAAAGTTAGAGATGAGCATATGCTGACTGACTTTCCAAGAATGTTAACTAGGAAATCAGCTTCCTTACTTGAGAATGATAATGCAGCGGGCATGTTTGTGCAAGTTAAAAAGCCTTCCACGTT ACCAGATATCCTTCCAAACGGGCAACGTAAAAGAGTATTATGGCGTCGCGAAGAGGAAGAGATGATTGAG GAAGGAGTTCAAAAATTCTCATCCAAAGTAAACAAAAACACCCCATGGAGAAAAATTCTAGACTTTGGTCATCATGTGTTTGATCATTCTCGCACTCCAACTGATCTCAAGGACAAATGGAAACAAATGTGCTCTAAACATGGTGGTCGAGTTTGA